CCTCTGGTCAAGCTACCCTTGGAGAGCGGGGTGGCTGGATGCGAAGTATACGCTAAACTGGAGAGCGTGAATCCTACGGGAGTCCACAAAGATAGGGAGAGCGCCATGGTGATACGGGACATGATTGAAAAAGGCTTCCGCGAGGTGGCCTGTGCGAGCAGCGGAAACGCGGCCATCTCCATTTCAGGATTCGCCTACATGCACGGGTTCAGATCCCACGTCTTCATAGGCTCCGACACGCCGAGGGAGAAGCTCCAGCTACTAAAGGTCTTCCAGCCCTCGATACATAAGGTAAGGGGCGATTACCTGGACGCCGTGGATGCGCTCTTGGAGTTCCTTGATGGAAGGAATGTGTACAACGCGAACGCTGGGTACTGCGAGGCGAAGATAACGGGAAACTCTTATATAGGGGAGGAGATAGCCAGGGATCTAAAACCAAGTTATGTGATATGCCCTACGAGCAATGGAACCCATTTTGTAGGGGTAGGCATGGGGATCCTTAGAACAGGTTTAAAGCCTAAATTGATAGCCGCCACGGCTCCAAAGACGGAGATAGCCCACAGCATAAAAGGGTTCTACCATCTAGAGGAGCCTAAGATAACGGAGCTGATAAAGTT
This region of Candidatus Bathyarchaeota archaeon genomic DNA includes:
- a CDS encoding PLP-dependent lyase/thiolase, coding for MLDSFILHPEKWHTPLVKLPLESGVAGCEVYAKLESVNPTGVHKDRESAMVIRDMIEKGFREVACASSGNAAISISGFAYMHGFRSHVFIGSDTPREKLQLLKVFQPSIHKVRGDYLDAVDALLEFLDGRNVYNANAGYCEAKITGNSYIGEEIARDLKPSYVICPTSNGTHFVGVGMGILRTGLKPKLIAATAPKTEIAHSIKGFYHLEEPKITELIKFTGGSIIELSDSEIREATKRLVRQGVVAEPASAASIAAISHLNLDKDDVICCTITGNGMKYPRILMEMLSTSTR